The following proteins are encoded in a genomic region of Curtobacterium sp. TC1:
- a CDS encoding helix-turn-helix domain-containing protein, which yields MSTVRIDSPEEWAHACSAAFVPLGVRAAGPAFRAHLEQVALPGGVRVTRVGSERSEVFRSARTIAQAPRDDILLAFHEKGRGRVHQDDRTVSLGTGTAVFYDTAAPYTLDFPSTMIETIVQFPRSVLGRERQDLSDLTARSLPATPITRALTTLATCVLEDEMAEDTSQRAALGEAISTLLGGTFGRSSAQMSPAVNRASLARLMLAFIDQHVEDPDLSPPALAAAHHVSIRSVHSAFESLDVSAAGAIRAARLRHARHLLERGVTVHAAALASGFTSPDTFTRAHRRAFGIPPSRNRDTTQQP from the coding sequence GTGTCCACGGTCCGCATCGACTCTCCCGAGGAGTGGGCGCACGCCTGCAGTGCAGCCTTCGTCCCGCTCGGTGTTCGCGCGGCAGGGCCGGCGTTCCGCGCGCACCTCGAACAGGTCGCGCTGCCGGGCGGGGTTCGTGTCACTCGTGTCGGATCTGAGCGGTCCGAGGTCTTTCGCAGCGCCCGGACCATCGCGCAGGCCCCCCGCGACGACATCCTGCTTGCCTTCCACGAAAAGGGCCGCGGCCGGGTGCACCAAGACGACCGCACCGTCTCGCTGGGTACCGGCACCGCTGTCTTCTACGACACGGCGGCCCCGTACACGCTCGACTTCCCCTCAACGATGATCGAAACCATCGTGCAGTTCCCGCGCAGCGTCCTCGGACGAGAGCGGCAAGACCTGTCGGATCTGACCGCCCGATCACTGCCCGCAACACCCATCACGCGGGCCCTCACCACCTTGGCGACATGTGTGCTTGAAGACGAGATGGCCGAAGACACCAGCCAACGAGCGGCGCTTGGTGAGGCGATCAGCACCCTGCTCGGCGGAACGTTCGGCCGTTCATCCGCCCAGATGAGCCCGGCGGTAAACCGTGCGTCGCTCGCTCGACTGATGCTCGCGTTCATCGACCAGCACGTCGAAGACCCTGACCTGTCACCTCCCGCACTTGCCGCGGCGCACCATGTGTCAATTCGGTCCGTGCACAGCGCCTTCGAGTCCCTCGACGTCTCTGCGGCTGGGGCCATCCGTGCGGCTCGGCTCCGCCATGCACGGCACCTCCTCGAACGAGGCGTTACCGTCCACGCGGCAGCCCTGGCGTCGGGCTTCACCAGCCCAGACACCTTCACACGCGCCCACCGACGCGCATTCGGAATCCCTCCTTCTCGAAACCGCGACACCACGCAACAGCCCTAG
- a CDS encoding glycosyltransferase family 2 protein, with translation MFTFILQIRQMVEGRPEFYLFAVYSAVIWLLWLVKVVISARYRPFTGTFVGTTSVVVPVVDEPLDLFRDVIGRMVEQGPGEIIVVINGARNEALEAVCDEFAPLVRWTHTPIPGKRNAVKVGTEMSNGDITVLVDSDTVWTPGALEEFLKPFADESVGGVTTRQRILEPERSWITRWADWLENSRALYSMPAQSVLGQIGCLPGRTIAFRRSILMRVMDKFMHEKFMGVFLEVSDDRTLTNLTLKEGYRTVYQYTSLVYTDAPLQVKKLFKQQLRWARGSQYNTLRMLPWMLGHAPVLAAFFITDIILPFMLFGVIAGWIYRAFTGQGENLYQGILSQYGFSTGFVYVAALMVVSSVLSMAIRQMRHLAEKPSDFFRLPMFIIVSTFFLMPIRLIGFFRLAHASGWGTRAGAYAGGPMQEDPSDAAQPSSFGAQTPVSPIDAADRARAVDGRVPLGSDQVAVDRAFDELFGADATTNSTTTVLATRREAAAAAAVQPAAPRTAPVKARRYNPYAAIPYCIGIAIFVLEAFLIV, from the coding sequence GTGTTCACCTTCATTCTGCAGATCAGGCAGATGGTCGAAGGCCGCCCCGAGTTCTACCTGTTCGCCGTGTACTCCGCGGTGATCTGGTTGCTCTGGTTGGTCAAGGTCGTCATCTCCGCCCGCTACCGCCCGTTCACCGGCACCTTCGTCGGTACCACCAGCGTCGTCGTCCCCGTCGTGGACGAACCGCTCGACCTGTTCCGCGACGTCATCGGTCGCATGGTCGAGCAGGGACCCGGCGAGATCATCGTCGTCATCAACGGCGCTCGCAACGAGGCGCTCGAAGCCGTCTGCGACGAGTTCGCCCCGCTCGTCCGCTGGACGCACACGCCCATCCCGGGCAAGCGCAACGCCGTCAAGGTCGGCACCGAGATGTCCAACGGCGACATCACGGTACTCGTCGACTCGGACACCGTCTGGACCCCCGGCGCGCTCGAGGAGTTCCTCAAGCCGTTCGCCGACGAGTCCGTCGGCGGTGTCACGACCCGGCAGCGCATCCTCGAACCCGAGCGCAGCTGGATCACCCGCTGGGCCGACTGGCTCGAGAACTCGCGAGCGCTCTACTCGATGCCCGCGCAGAGCGTCCTCGGGCAGATCGGCTGCCTGCCCGGGCGCACGATCGCCTTCCGGCGGAGCATCCTGATGCGCGTCATGGACAAGTTCATGCACGAGAAGTTCATGGGCGTGTTCCTCGAGGTCTCCGACGACCGCACGCTCACGAACCTCACGCTCAAGGAGGGGTACCGGACCGTCTACCAGTACACCTCGCTGGTCTACACGGACGCTCCGCTGCAGGTGAAGAAGCTGTTCAAGCAGCAGCTCCGCTGGGCCCGTGGCTCGCAGTACAACACGCTGCGCATGCTGCCGTGGATGCTCGGTCACGCCCCGGTGCTCGCGGCGTTCTTCATCACCGACATCATCCTGCCGTTCATGCTCTTCGGCGTGATCGCCGGTTGGATCTACCGGGCCTTCACCGGGCAGGGCGAGAACCTGTACCAGGGCATCCTGTCGCAGTACGGCTTCTCGACGGGCTTCGTGTACGTCGCCGCCCTGATGGTCGTCTCGTCGGTGCTCAGCATGGCCATCCGGCAGATGCGCCACCTGGCCGAGAAGCCGAGTGACTTCTTCCGCCTGCCGATGTTCATCATCGTGTCGACGTTCTTCCTCATGCCGATCCGGCTCATCGGCTTCTTCCGCCTGGCGCACGCTTCCGGCTGGGGGACCCGTGCGGGCGCCTACGCCGGCGGTCCGATGCAGGAGGACCCGTCCGACGCCGCGCAGCCGTCGTCGTTCGGCGCCCAGACCCCGGTCAGCCCGATCGACGCCGCGGACCGTGCCCGGGCCGTCGACGGACGCGTGCCGCTCGGGAGCGACCAGGTTGCCGTGGACCGCGCGTTCGACGAGCTCTTCGGGGCCGACGCCACCACCAACTCCACCACGACCGTGCTCGCCACCCGGCGCGAGGCCGCTGCTGCAGCAGCAGTGCAGCCCGCAGCCCCACGGACCGCCCCCGTGAAGGCCCGCCGGTACAACCCGTACGCCGCGATCCCGTACTGCATCGGCATCGCGATCTTCGTCCTGGAGGCCTTCCTCATTGTCTGA
- a CDS encoding S1 family peptidase, protein MKKSIAAAFAAAAVITAGVFAASPASALPASTKVVGGEKAPTTSWAVQLEASGGSIPSGYVSNCTGEQINASWILTARHCIDGIGAMNVYHSNSTTNRGTAVAVDRVSASPAGDIALVHLRTAYSLSTYAPLDLTATAKSSGTGTIQGYGLRANATQSDGLYQATVSLTGASTDAYSGRAQHLTGVTGASNHGDSGGPLLVNGKVVAVCSTGDSADPGANTKAGSNYALLSQASSWIKTTAGV, encoded by the coding sequence ATGAAGAAGTCCATCGCAGCCGCGTTCGCCGCCGCGGCCGTCATCACCGCGGGCGTGTTCGCCGCGTCACCCGCCTCGGCACTGCCGGCCAGCACGAAGGTCGTCGGCGGCGAGAAGGCCCCCACCACCTCGTGGGCGGTCCAGCTCGAGGCCTCGGGCGGCTCCATCCCGTCCGGCTACGTCAGCAACTGCACCGGTGAGCAGATCAACGCCTCGTGGATCCTCACCGCCCGGCACTGCATCGACGGCATCGGTGCGATGAACGTCTACCACTCGAACTCCACGACCAACCGGGGCACGGCCGTCGCCGTCGACCGCGTCAGTGCCTCGCCCGCGGGCGACATCGCCCTCGTCCACCTGCGGACCGCCTACTCGCTGTCCACCTACGCGCCCCTCGACCTCACCGCGACCGCCAAGTCGAGCGGGACCGGCACCATCCAGGGCTACGGCCTGCGCGCGAACGCGACCCAGTCCGACGGGCTCTACCAGGCCACCGTCTCGCTCACCGGCGCGAGCACCGATGCCTACAGCGGTCGTGCCCAGCACCTCACGGGTGTGACCGGCGCCTCGAACCACGGTGACTCCGGCGGCCCGCTGCTCGTGAACGGCAAGGTCGTCGCCGTCTGCTCCACCGGTGACAGCGCCGACCCCGGCGCGAACACCAAGGCCGGCTCCAACTACGCCCTGCTGTCGCAGGCCTCGTCCTGGATCAAGACCACGGCCGGCGTCTGA
- a CDS encoding signal peptidase I: protein MHNDLHPEQLRNLGSGQHHNLCERVDNGSAIEHATVARRDVRSAWRGRVLLPHRATARDSTQHGAGRHRHRYVVAHRKPAERMTPQIPASQLRYPRARTLGIVRGVLLNVAAAGGAVCIVLVILALTLQITLIMFRTGSMAPTIPAGSLAVVKQIPAAKAHVGQVVTVDRAGQLPITHRVVSVTPNTDGSATLQLQGDANDAPDPNSYRVTQVRLVIWSAPRLAYVVVWLSQPVVIGGLAVGVAALVMWSLWPDRTAPNTDGPEPDVDNDRADP, encoded by the coding sequence GTGCACAACGACCTCCACCCCGAGCAGCTCCGGAACCTGGGTAGCGGGCAGCACCACAACCTTTGTGAGCGGGTTGACAACGGCAGTGCCATCGAACACGCGACCGTTGCCCGCCGCGACGTCCGGAGCGCCTGGCGCGGCCGTGTACTACTGCCTCATCGTGCAACTGCCCGCGACAGCACCCAACACGGTGCAGGGCGTCACCGCCACCGCTACGTGGTCGCTCACCGGAAGCCCGCCGAGCGCATGACACCGCAGATACCAGCCAGCCAGCTCCGGTACCCACGTGCCCGCACGCTCGGCATCGTCCGAGGGGTGCTGCTCAACGTCGCAGCGGCAGGCGGAGCGGTCTGTATCGTCCTGGTCATCCTGGCGCTGACGTTGCAGATCACCTTGATCATGTTCCGGACCGGGTCGATGGCTCCCACAATCCCGGCAGGGTCTCTCGCGGTCGTGAAGCAGATCCCGGCCGCGAAGGCACATGTCGGCCAGGTCGTAACGGTGGACCGGGCAGGGCAGTTGCCGATCACACACCGCGTCGTGTCGGTGACGCCCAACACGGACGGTTCCGCGACGCTGCAGCTGCAGGGCGACGCGAATGACGCACCTGACCCGAACTCGTATCGGGTTACGCAGGTGCGCCTCGTGATCTGGTCAGCCCCCCGCCTCGCGTACGTAGTGGTGTGGCTGTCACAACCGGTAGTGATTGGCGGGCTCGCCGTCGGCGTCGCCGCGCTAGTCATGTGGTCGCTCTGGCCCGACCGCACCGCCCCCAACACTGACGGTCCCGAACCCGACGTAGACAACGATCGAGCCGACCCATGA
- a CDS encoding carbonic anhydrase: MPDRAASTPSDALRLLVDGNARFAADKRRMGRTDPDRRTELQGSQAPFATVLGCSDSRVPFEHVFDAGIGDLFAIRNAGQIVDDVVLGSIEFAVVALGTPLVVVLRHTRCGAVAAARSGEPVPAPHLQALVDAIAPSVEKVRATDAELPQEAIGAAHLEATLRQVLERSGAVSDAIAEGRLAVVGATYDLGTGEVTIDTVVGQKQTADRKQ; encoded by the coding sequence ATGCCCGACCGCGCTGCCTCCACCCCGTCCGACGCCCTGCGCCTGCTCGTCGACGGCAACGCCCGCTTCGCCGCCGACAAGCGCCGCATGGGCCGCACGGACCCCGACCGCCGCACCGAGCTCCAGGGCTCACAGGCGCCGTTCGCGACCGTCCTCGGCTGCTCCGACTCGCGCGTGCCGTTCGAGCACGTGTTCGACGCGGGCATCGGTGACCTCTTCGCCATCCGCAACGCCGGGCAGATCGTCGACGACGTCGTGCTCGGGTCGATCGAGTTCGCGGTCGTCGCGCTCGGCACCCCGCTCGTCGTCGTCCTGCGCCACACCCGGTGCGGTGCCGTCGCCGCCGCCCGCTCGGGTGAGCCGGTCCCCGCGCCGCACCTGCAGGCCCTGGTCGACGCCATCGCCCCGAGCGTCGAGAAAGTCCGAGCCACCGACGCCGAGCTCCCGCAGGAGGCGATCGGCGCCGCCCACCTCGAGGCCACGCTCCGCCAGGTGCTCGAGCGCTCCGGTGCCGTCTCCGACGCGATCGCCGAGGGCCGGCTGGCCGTCGTCGGCGCGACCTACGACCTCGGCACGGGCGAGGTCACCATCGACACCGTCGTCGGCCAAAAACAGACTGCCGATCGTAAGCAGTAG
- a CDS encoding carbon-nitrogen hydrolase family protein produces the protein MTDYTKTFRAAAVQAEPVWNNLRGGIDKTIALATEAAKNGAEIIAFPETWIPGYPWFLWLDSVAWQSQFVVPYAQNSLEVGSAEFTRLEDAARSLGIAIALGYSERDHGSLYMGQAHIDKDGTTRITRRKLKPTHVERAHFGEGDGSDVVVVDSELGRVGSLCCWEHIQPLTKYAMFSQDEQLHVAAWPSFSIFEGAVHALGPEVNTAAAQQYAVEGQVFVLSPCGIIGEAAQALFANSEQKRQFLSLGGGHARIYGPDGRSLATPLAQTEEGILYADIDYGAILAAKNAADPVGHYSRPDVFTLQFERARNHKVSPRPAVTAPSLLPDAALAEEAAASSDVELL, from the coding sequence ATGACCGATTACACCAAGACATTCCGCGCGGCCGCCGTTCAGGCCGAACCGGTCTGGAACAATCTCCGAGGCGGGATCGACAAGACGATCGCCCTGGCGACCGAGGCCGCGAAAAACGGTGCCGAGATCATTGCCTTCCCCGAAACCTGGATTCCAGGCTACCCGTGGTTCCTCTGGCTCGACTCAGTGGCCTGGCAGTCGCAGTTCGTCGTCCCGTACGCGCAGAACTCCCTCGAGGTCGGCAGCGCCGAGTTCACCCGGCTCGAGGACGCGGCTCGCAGCCTCGGCATCGCCATCGCGCTCGGGTACAGCGAACGCGACCACGGCTCGCTCTACATGGGGCAGGCGCACATCGATAAGGACGGCACCACCCGGATCACGCGCCGCAAGCTCAAGCCCACCCATGTAGAGCGCGCCCACTTCGGCGAGGGCGACGGTTCCGACGTCGTCGTGGTGGACTCGGAGCTCGGGCGCGTCGGTTCGCTCTGCTGCTGGGAGCACATCCAACCCCTGACGAAGTACGCGATGTTCTCGCAGGACGAGCAGCTCCACGTCGCCGCGTGGCCAAGCTTCTCGATCTTCGAGGGAGCCGTCCACGCGCTCGGGCCGGAGGTCAACACAGCCGCGGCGCAGCAGTACGCGGTCGAGGGGCAGGTGTTCGTGCTCTCTCCTTGCGGGATCATTGGCGAGGCGGCCCAGGCACTGTTCGCCAACTCCGAGCAAAAGCGGCAGTTCCTGTCGCTCGGCGGCGGCCACGCCCGGATCTACGGGCCGGACGGACGCTCACTGGCCACACCGCTCGCCCAGACGGAAGAGGGCATCCTCTACGCGGACATCGACTACGGCGCGATCTTGGCCGCGAAGAACGCCGCGGACCCCGTCGGCCACTACTCCCGCCCCGACGTCTTCACCCTGCAGTTCGAGCGGGCACGCAACCACAAGGTATCGCCACGACCGGCCGTCACAGCACCCTCACTGCTTCCAGACGCGGCCCTCGCGGAGGAAGCAGCCGCCAGTTCGGACGTGGAACTCTTGTGA
- a CDS encoding tyrosine-type recombinase/integrase, which translates to MVVQADASPQVFAEASLSLNTVRAYRSDLRQFARWRAGFLDHEISEAHELEQMSTAPVDPAEVAAFLADKANAVLPDGGQRYAPATISRYVAAIDWEHTRRGHTPPGSTPIVRDVLKGIRRTRSVPVRRAKPMTLQTLQTTLLTIDVTDLQTGALGIRDHALLLFGFVGAFRESELTALTVADIRLVDGECVYARVRRSKTDQDGVGRVKALKQGANPVTCAPCAFVRLYRLMAAQDTRGEAGLFAALAGAGLSVHVCADGLGPDRLPPSMPFFRAVSKWGLFRDTGISPTTVGKAVARRARAAGLGEEGWSGHSLRAGFVTEARNAGATDVEIMNQTHHTNAATLQIYDREYTPLVRNAVTRMRL; encoded by the coding sequence GTGGTGGTTCAGGCGGACGCGTCGCCGCAGGTGTTCGCTGAGGCGTCCCTGTCGCTGAACACGGTCCGTGCGTACCGGTCGGACCTGCGCCAGTTCGCCCGGTGGCGCGCCGGCTTCCTCGACCACGAGATCTCCGAGGCGCACGAGCTCGAGCAGATGTCGACGGCGCCGGTCGACCCTGCCGAGGTCGCAGCGTTCCTCGCGGACAAGGCCAATGCTGTTCTGCCGGATGGTGGGCAGCGGTATGCGCCGGCGACGATCAGCCGCTACGTCGCCGCGATCGACTGGGAACACACCCGCCGCGGCCACACCCCACCCGGCTCCACCCCGATCGTCCGCGACGTCCTGAAAGGGATCCGCCGGACCCGGTCGGTGCCGGTCCGGCGGGCAAAGCCGATGACGTTGCAGACCCTGCAGACGACCCTGCTGACGATCGACGTCACCGACCTGCAGACCGGCGCGCTCGGAATCCGGGACCACGCGTTGCTGCTGTTCGGGTTCGTCGGTGCGTTCCGCGAGTCCGAACTGACCGCCCTCACCGTCGCCGACATCCGCCTCGTCGATGGTGAGTGTGTCTACGCGCGCGTGCGGCGGTCGAAGACCGATCAGGACGGGGTTGGGCGGGTGAAGGCGCTCAAGCAGGGCGCGAACCCGGTCACCTGCGCGCCGTGCGCCTTCGTCCGGCTCTATCGGCTGATGGCCGCACAGGACACCCGAGGAGAAGCCGGCCTGTTCGCGGCACTCGCTGGCGCGGGCTTGTCCGTCCATGTCTGTGCAGATGGGCTCGGACCCGACCGGTTGCCGCCGTCGATGCCGTTCTTCCGCGCAGTGTCGAAGTGGGGTCTGTTCCGGGACACCGGCATCAGCCCGACAACGGTCGGGAAAGCCGTCGCGCGCCGTGCGCGAGCGGCGGGGTTGGGGGAGGAGGGGTGGTCCGGGCACTCGCTCCGTGCCGGGTTCGTCACCGAGGCGCGGAACGCGGGCGCGACGGATGTGGAGATCATGAACCAGACCCACCACACCAACGCCGCCACCCTGCAGATCTACGACCGCGAGTACACGCCCCTGGTCCGCAACGCCGTCACCCGGATGCGGCTATGA
- a CDS encoding helix-turn-helix transcriptional regulator, translating to MLTIAEMQGAVLTIEDVAGILGISSIQVRQLIELGDPDALPCHRVNGSVRIEGALFAKWVRCHVVVPQLRLDRRLVLSQRERTVLAAIAAARADKDAALVLGLSVNTVRSYVKRIRAKYVAMGVDVPNRVALLDRAHQDGLIHLY from the coding sequence ATGTTGACGATTGCGGAAATGCAGGGGGCTGTTCTCACGATTGAGGATGTTGCTGGGATTCTGGGCATCAGTTCTATTCAGGTCCGGCAGCTAATTGAATTGGGGGATCCGGATGCGTTGCCGTGTCATCGTGTCAACGGGTCTGTTCGGATCGAGGGGGCGCTGTTTGCTAAGTGGGTTCGTTGCCATGTTGTGGTGCCACAGCTTCGATTGGATCGACGTCTGGTGTTGAGCCAGCGTGAACGAACAGTGCTAGCCGCGATCGCGGCCGCCAGAGCTGATAAGGACGCTGCGTTGGTGCTCGGGTTAAGCGTGAATACAGTGCGGTCCTACGTAAAACGTATCCGCGCAAAGTACGTGGCGATGGGCGTGGATGTCCCGAACCGCGTGGCGCTGCTCGACCGTGCACACCAAGACGGCTTGATCCACCTGTACTGA
- a CDS encoding nuclease-related domain-containing protein, producing the protein MKLSSAGFSTPLPPSTSPCSTTAVSLGSRANIDHIVITRVGVWAVDAKRYRDKRPRLQVEGGLFRARTERLIVGGDRMKLVDGALRQAALVQEVVGPIPVRGAFCFVDADWPLFGGSFTTRGIDVCWPKKLAKQLAAVDGPVDVVGVAAAVARRFSSA; encoded by the coding sequence GTGAAGCTGTCGTCAGCCGGGTTCTCGACGCCGTTGCCGCCGAGCACCTCGCCGTGCTCCACGACCGCCGTATCGCTCGGCTCCCGAGCGAACATCGACCACATCGTGATCACCCGCGTCGGCGTCTGGGCCGTCGACGCCAAGCGATACCGCGACAAGCGGCCGCGGCTCCAGGTCGAGGGCGGCCTGTTCCGAGCCCGCACGGAGAGGCTCATCGTGGGCGGCGACCGAATGAAGCTCGTCGACGGTGCACTCCGTCAGGCGGCGCTCGTCCAGGAGGTCGTGGGCCCGATACCCGTGCGCGGTGCGTTCTGCTTCGTTGACGCGGACTGGCCGCTCTTCGGCGGCTCGTTCACCACCCGCGGCATCGACGTCTGCTGGCCGAAGAAGCTCGCGAAGCAGCTCGCCGCTGTCGATGGGCCGGTGGACGTGGTGGGCGTCGCGGCGGCGGTCGCGCGGCGCTTCTCATCTGCCTAA
- a CDS encoding SipW-dependent-type signal peptide-containing protein: protein MITAAAQGGDRRRRKTALAVLAGGLVLGVGAVVTLAAWQDDEFANGTFTSSGDFELAGQVSTAEGFTDHATSPGGALAFDVNAASLAPNMVSYSPYGVELAAGTTVPATVTVTAGTPTGTVADLTYGIYAVDSFTCNAAAVTAGTALIPEGTAIDTVPADTTFDLAAATADTAGAPQYLCLVVTAGPDLATGQTGAAVWQFQAASQ from the coding sequence ATGATTACGGCAGCAGCACAAGGTGGAGATCGTCGGCGGCGGAAGACGGCATTGGCGGTGCTGGCCGGAGGATTGGTGCTCGGTGTCGGGGCGGTCGTGACGTTGGCGGCTTGGCAGGACGATGAGTTTGCGAACGGCACGTTCACCTCGAGCGGTGACTTCGAGCTAGCTGGTCAGGTGAGCACGGCAGAGGGATTCACGGATCACGCGACCAGCCCAGGCGGCGCGTTGGCGTTCGATGTGAACGCAGCATCGCTGGCACCGAACATGGTGTCGTACTCCCCATATGGGGTGGAGCTTGCCGCCGGTACGACCGTGCCAGCAACGGTCACGGTGACCGCGGGGACACCGACTGGGACGGTTGCCGATCTCACCTACGGCATCTACGCCGTTGACTCCTTCACGTGCAATGCCGCCGCCGTCACGGCAGGGACAGCATTGATTCCTGAGGGCACCGCGATCGACACAGTGCCGGCCGATACGACGTTCGATCTGGCGGCGGCAACCGCGGACACGGCTGGCGCTCCGCAGTACCTGTGTCTAGTCGTGACAGCGGGTCCGGATCTCGCCACGGGGCAGACGGGTGCTGCGGTGTGGCAATTCCAGGCGGCGTCGCAGTAG
- a CDS encoding helix-turn-helix domain-containing protein, with protein MITMVIRAYFDVGDNFGSRTIQVSYVSGDADDERVIESMRRTREFIETTDPTFAADAFARRYISQGIDVHPSDAEFVFEERVRGTHLLTLESTTCTGVISGTIEPGSAMALMWLKSGRGLINGLSAPIGGPVLYRNRPQFVRLEAFRQDVIRIDRATVEAVAAERGGWEPRPLEFQRRHIPPGPKQASWWRIVHIVAAEVLAGPDEVSGERERGLARFVADGLLKAIPHWPAGRPVQQSPTSSRFSRAEAFLLEHATEQITVADVAKAAGLSVRGVQALFHRYHGTTPLAYLRCIRLALAREQLQSESDRSIAEIAREAGFAHVGRFAGAYRDRFGELPRQTRESACRQRPSK; from the coding sequence ATGATCACCATGGTGATCCGCGCGTACTTCGATGTCGGAGATAATTTCGGTAGTCGTACAATTCAGGTGTCTTACGTGTCGGGCGACGCTGATGATGAACGAGTGATTGAGTCGATGCGTCGCACGCGTGAGTTTATCGAGACGACCGACCCCACTTTCGCCGCGGATGCGTTCGCTCGCAGATACATTAGCCAAGGGATCGACGTCCATCCGAGTGATGCTGAATTTGTGTTCGAGGAGAGGGTGCGGGGGACGCATTTGTTGACGCTGGAATCAACCACCTGCACGGGGGTAATCAGCGGGACAATCGAGCCTGGCAGCGCGATGGCCTTGATGTGGTTGAAGTCAGGCCGCGGGCTAATTAATGGTCTTTCTGCTCCAATAGGTGGACCAGTGTTGTATCGGAACCGGCCTCAGTTCGTGCGGTTGGAGGCATTCCGGCAGGACGTCATCCGTATTGATCGTGCGACGGTAGAGGCTGTCGCTGCTGAGCGCGGTGGTTGGGAGCCGCGGCCGCTCGAGTTCCAGCGCAGGCACATCCCGCCGGGCCCGAAGCAAGCCTCCTGGTGGAGGATTGTCCACATCGTCGCGGCCGAGGTTCTCGCCGGGCCGGACGAAGTGTCAGGAGAGCGGGAACGTGGACTCGCTCGTTTTGTAGCCGACGGTCTCCTGAAAGCGATTCCCCACTGGCCCGCTGGCCGCCCGGTTCAGCAGAGCCCTACAAGTTCGCGGTTCTCCCGTGCTGAGGCATTCCTGCTCGAGCACGCCACTGAGCAGATAACCGTCGCCGACGTTGCCAAAGCCGCTGGACTAAGTGTCCGCGGTGTACAGGCACTATTTCACCGCTATCACGGAACCACGCCGCTGGCATACCTGCGATGCATCCGCCTGGCCCTCGCCCGTGAGCAGTTGCAGTCCGAGTCCGATCGGAGCATTGCCGAGATTGCACGGGAGGCTGGCTTCGCACATGTCGGCCGGTTTGCGGGTGCTTACAGAGACAGGTTCGGGGAACTCCCTCGGCAGACTCGGGAGTCTGCTTGCAGGCAAAGACCGAGCAAATGA
- a CDS encoding DUF475 domain-containing protein, producing the protein MTSRSLTVPLLITAASTAAMWFALGPAVTLTFVSLAFLEIAMAADSSVPMAGIASRIHSSARQLFLSLGIVVGVLAMRLFLPPAAVAVGGATNWAGSVQQAVFAPSAFSARLGEVRPALAAFGAAFIWLVFAEYLFNTDRASRKSWLGRLEARIATVARPRAWSLATASVGVLVTSLFVGASLGWSASTMLPPTLGGMMGIVAYLVSKRIAAWALLSDADVNLLSDSVGTGRSVWRIHAYASTVVFERGLVVFMLFEILDGVYSLSGLSTSADLGVLEQAAAAIAAIGVGAVFLARLTSRVDQAAGLKRLRYLKAGAAYVLGVLAVLLWMSLLIPIPGIVVSWFGTVVIGLALVTSLPWRAWRRRAVLHSRRGTKAL; encoded by the coding sequence ATGACCTCGAGATCGCTCACTGTTCCGCTGCTCATTACCGCCGCGTCCACAGCTGCGATGTGGTTCGCCCTCGGCCCGGCCGTAACCCTGACGTTTGTTTCACTTGCTTTTTTGGAGATTGCGATGGCGGCTGACTCGTCGGTCCCGATGGCGGGTATCGCCAGCCGAATTCACTCCTCTGCGAGGCAGCTATTTCTGTCGTTGGGAATCGTCGTTGGGGTGCTCGCGATGCGTCTCTTCCTACCGCCGGCGGCCGTCGCTGTGGGGGGTGCGACGAACTGGGCTGGCTCCGTCCAGCAGGCAGTCTTCGCTCCGTCTGCTTTCTCTGCGCGCCTTGGAGAGGTCCGACCGGCGCTTGCCGCATTCGGGGCCGCATTCATTTGGTTGGTATTCGCTGAGTACCTCTTCAACACTGATCGAGCGTCCCGGAAGTCCTGGCTCGGCCGCCTAGAAGCACGAATCGCCACCGTCGCCCGACCACGTGCCTGGTCGTTGGCGACCGCCAGCGTCGGCGTGCTGGTTACATCGCTCTTCGTCGGCGCGAGCCTAGGCTGGTCGGCGAGCACCATGCTGCCTCCCACCCTCGGTGGGATGATGGGGATCGTCGCATACCTCGTCTCAAAGCGCATTGCGGCCTGGGCCCTGCTCTCCGACGCTGATGTCAATCTACTCAGCGATTCGGTCGGTACCGGCCGCTCTGTCTGGCGGATCCATGCCTATGCGTCGACGGTTGTCTTCGAGCGCGGACTCGTCGTATTTATGCTCTTCGAGATCCTCGACGGCGTCTATAGCCTGTCGGGGCTGTCCACCTCAGCCGATCTTGGTGTGCTCGAGCAGGCGGCCGCGGCAATAGCCGCGATCGGGGTCGGTGCAGTATTTCTCGCTCGCCTGACCTCAAGGGTGGACCAAGCGGCGGGGCTGAAGCGGCTCCGCTATTTGAAGGCCGGGGCGGCGTACGTGCTTGGGGTCCTCGCGGTGCTGTTATGGATGAGTTTGCTCATTCCGATTCCGGGAATCGTTGTCAGCTGGTTTGGTACCGTAGTCATCGGGCTTGCACTCGTGACGTCGTTGCCCTGGCGAGCCTGGCGACGGCGAGCCGTCCTCCACTCGCGACGAGGGACAAAAGCTCTTTAG